The genomic window atgtaataaaagtatgaagtggcagttgatggcctttactaaattaaaaagctactttgtttcactggagtgaggaaagtcgcactttcctcactccagcgagtgacgaaagtaggcttgttcgagctgctgaggtgaaaaggttGTATTTAACTATCTTGTCGGTCTTACAAGGAAAATTTTGGCACCACGGTGCCATGCATGGCGGACTACAAATATGATGAAGTGACGAATTGTATTTCTTTCTTGCTGACTGGTGGGAAACTGCTAAAAATCAGGGTACATGAAATAGAGTAAAATCTTTCTATGATCCTAGTAGAGTTCTGATGAaatgaaacaaatattttttctcaaacatgcaattaaATATTGTCGTTATTCCTGTAATATGCTTCGAGGCTGTCGAGGCCTACAAGGCACCCCGTCTTTGTTTCAATTGcataatatcattattatttttttccaatgGCGGGAAAAATTGGCCCTACCGTGAATATTTTAGTCTATTATGGTTAATAGACTGGAAGAGTTAATAGATGAGCAGAAATGAAGTATCTGACTCTCTTATTATTCTGTGTACAGCTCTATGTCATGTATATAGCTATTTACCGGCGCGTGTTcctttcccggcctctgcaGTAATGTAATGTCGCATGTTATAAAAAATAGGgtattctatatttttttatgaatgatatcagtcgatcaggtttgttttgaagatcaaatgtctgtatgggacccattgtcttaaagcaatacaaaagtcactaatgatggtcaaagtctggcacccgcactttactgacggaacttcatacaaaatgacattacatcgtgacgtcagcatgtaacgacGCTATCGCTTATCGCATGTAAAATCTTCGCTGGTCTCAGGTGTTGTTTAGGTGGTGAAATAAGAGTGGACTGTAGTTTTAAATGCTGGTTTACTTTCTAAACTACGAAGAAATACAAAAAGTGGCAAAGTGAATTGTCGTTAGGAATCGAGAGAATGAATGGTGAGTTTTTGAAAGCCctaactgtcaaagttttgaATAAGTGTTGTCAGTTaaaagccgtggaaaacaaggaaattgcgattttgtcggtgaaatattgcgtttatgtatatttatttattttatttatttaaactttattgcacaagcaaagaaaatttttacaaatggcggacttaatgccaaaaggcattctctaccactcaaccattaggtcaaacagagacatgaatgttggtgcaggatagattcataaattataacgagaaatagaaccaaaaaaagccgtacaattttttttttataaaaaggaatccaatggtaccattatttttttcctatttggaagtaaaaaaaattaaactgatgtatttatttacccatatattttttaagttcccaatttattgtgataaattgctcattttctatctatttaacaatttagttataaaattcaacatgtggaaaatacCCTATAATGTGTTGTGGCAGCGTCGGTGTCGTCCGGGGCGGGGTCGCCGGCGCCCGGCAGCCCGGCGCCCGGGAGCCCTGCACGGGCGGGGgagcgggggcgggggcggcgcgccTCCTTCACGAGGGCGTGCGAGGCGCTCCACACGCCTAAGGGACGCCGCGCCTCGACGGATCTCAGGGTCAGTATACCCCGCAATGTATCATCTATAAAATCTTTTCTAAGTATATCAGTTTTAGCGTCGTTTCTTCCCCGCATGCGTTCGACGACTTGCGCTTAAAAAAGTAATTagactcataaaataaataaataaatattatagcacattcttacacaaattgactaagtcccacggtaagcctaaggaggcttgtgttgtgggtaacTCAggtaacgatatatataatatataaatacttaaatacatagaaaacacccatgactcaggaacaaatatctgtgctcatcacacaaataaataaatgcccttaccgggattcgaacccaggaccatcgacttCATAGGCAggctcactacccactaggccaaaccggtcgtcataataaattataatcttgtaagtaatttatttgatGTTCCCAGAAGGAGACGGATAGTGCGGGGGGCTCCCCGGCCGGCTCGGAGGCCTCGGGTCCCGCCACGCCGGCGCCAGGTCCCGCCACGCCGGCGCCGGGGCCCGCCACGCCGGCGCCAGGTCCCGCCACGCCGGCGCCGGGGCCCGCCACACCGGCGCCAGGTCCCGCcacgccggcgcggcgcggccgtcGCGCCTCCACGCACTCCAATACTAGCGTCACTAAAGAAACTGGAAAACGGTAAGACTAAGACATATACCCTATACCCTTTAACACAAACTGAACTAAAAAAacgttaacaattttttttcttacaataatttaaatgaaacaacTACATATCTTCAAAATACTCTCTTTTTTACCACCCCAAACACGGGTCTCCTTCGGAATCCCTATCAACGTTTGTCCTAGTCACTTGCCCTAACTAATTATGGAACATgacataaaactatgaaaacggattatatcgcgtatattgaatttataatacatcccgacagttttatttcatgagtaactatcgcggtaaccgaagacaatatggaACATGACATTAGGATAAATAATCaatatgacaagtgacattaggaaataaaatattagggcAAAAAATTCATACATACAATGTTAGGGAAACCAAAATTAGGGCATATGAGTGTTAGGTTAggacaaatgtgacgttttcaaccaaaaagtaccacattgtcgcttgtcgataaggttgatttctaattgaagctgtatggaaatagcgccttactgacaagcgacaataagtacccttttggttgaaaatggcacaaatgattATTATGACAAAGaatattagggaatgcaaaaatAGGATAAACATTTTTAGGGATTCCAATATAGATCCCCCAAACACAGCTTCGACACAGTTTTACAATGCACAATtccactttgactttgactttggtCCACTTCACAAAATAGCAAAATCGAATAAACGTTCCTATACCATCGATCACCATAAGTGCACCTATATTATTCaaatgggcactgtgaatgacctttcgctttgtgtggtagggcacaggacagcggatgtcattccagatctagagcagagcccaactggggaggtacctccaccttacagaaaaccgcagccaaataacactagaccctactcatagtgttgtgttcctgccggtgagtaaggttgccagagctcgagggagaggagtgttagggtcggcaacgcgcatgtaactcctctggagttgcaggcgtatataggctacggagactgcttaacatcaggcgggccgtatgcttgtttgccaccgacgtagtataaaaaaaaatagttgtaGGAAAACCTAAATCCCATGAACACATTCTAATTCTTATACAATGATGCTCTAAATCGTTCCGTCTTCCCTGAAAGAAAATACTCACTTAAGTTAAATCCTTCACTTCTTCCCCTATTGACATAaaattatcatcatcttcctcgcgttgtcccagcTTTTTACCACGACTCATGGCAACTaaccccaagaattgacgtaggcactcgtttttacaaaaacggctgccatctgaccttccgacCTAGAAGGCTAACTAGGCCtcgttgggattagtccggttcctCACGATATTGACGTGAAAGTAtaaaagtttttggcaaaaatttcatttttggtacaagcttttatcgctgactgtacttttctttccacaggcaagtaatactcatcgagacaattctagaaaccccaaacacaattaggttgcgtttttttgtcacagagttcctatggccacctcctgtctccatcatcagatcagctcgatggtaccataatattgcattgtcacccgacttacatatgtatgcaaattttcagcttcatcggaaaccggggagtgggtcaaatttaacttgcaagatttgacccgtacacatacatagttacatattaccaaagatagatataactccgtaatagatagatacagtctaaggaaaaaacgtgcctcgaaaatcaagaaaatttgattctcgttcagagggcgctactagttttggcctacagtcgaatagatggcgttgacggtttcgtttgttatttaacaattttaacgcatatcagtgaaagaacatgggtcaaaatcataaaaataattaacgcaaataaaaaaaatcatctatctatatttaaatacattctatcgtatttttataaatcgtcattttcagttttaaagtgtgtcgacagatggcagtgaatttactggggttacaaaatttactatgacagtaccgctctagtataagttactctatgatattacatacatacttacttacataggtacattgcaagttaataaaaagcttgtaaaaaacattaatattctGTTATTTGTTTCAGATCCAAAAAGTTATCAACCGTAGAAGAAAGTGATGCCaagaaatagttattatttttaagtgtaagttaaatttcttttgttttgtttagttGCATTTATTATAAAGcatgaccagaaatatatgaccATTGTCACGAGGGCTCTGTTATTCTCAatatatagggtgacagttcagtatagtatgaaaaaattagttccagtgaaattccgcaacatggcgcgtgatcatatattcctggtcaggctatATAAATAGTCCAACCAGAAATAAATTTGTAGTTATACTGTAAATTAAGTGTACTTCCTAGGCATAAtgaaatgcaataaaatattatttctggTCAGCCTATTAACTATTAagtaagttttgttttatttattgatattttccACTAAGTAATAAAAGTCGGATTaacaatgtttttgttttatttgtcatCAATGATGAAGTTTTCCTTTTCTATTTCGATCGGAAACGATCTATTTAATGGTGTACGAAATTACACTTACCCTATTACTTTAGAATAAAGTAGGACTTGCTTACACGAGCTTAAAAAAACGCGCAAAGCGAGCTATTAGtaggaattaaataaataaaatgttacatttttatattttattagtcaCCAATATTTAGTCGACGTATACAGAACGCAAACACTTATCGTTTTATTTATGCGTGTTTAAAGCGGTTTTCACAGTGGATACAAATCGCGCGCCGCTCTTGTGTGCGAGCAGGAAGGCCATCGCATAGCGCTGTCTCTGTAAATAGAGTAGCGTGAACCGATCTAGCCCTTGGCGCAAaccacatctgcgaggcccttttcaatgTATTTTCCTAAGGTAATAAAAAGGTTGCGAGGCCCCCTAAGCTAGGTGCGAGGCCGTGAGCGAAGGCCCCATTCGCCTACGCCTAGCAACGCCACTGCTGTCTCACTCATACACCAAAGCGGTGTGCAAATCAGTGTAATAACCGCATAACTATATTTAGTAATCTTTGTAAAAGGTTCCCAAACTGTATTTTATGATAAATTTAGAAAAACAGCGTACGAGATCATGTCAAAAATCTTATTACATAATGCTTAGTATATTTTATATCTTAATATTCAAAATAGAGCACAAACATAAagcaataacaataaattaatataataaatgcacGTCTTACGCTTGATGTAATGTATAATAATTTACGTGATATGATAAGTCTGATGTTTATAACAGCGTATCATCGTTTccattatttttatgttctattctatcataagtttttaattaataacaaaaaagttaCAACACTTTTAATGAAGTCACATAGGTGTATCTTTTTTAATTCCAGTGTTCTTTTGGTTTACGTGTTATTTGCTTATTCTATAAATGGAAATATCACTGTGACGATAGATATTTTAAGAGATAATGATAAATGCCAATCGTAACAGCGAACAAGGAAAATGTATAACAAAATGTCAGAAAACTGacaattaaagtagaatttgaaTACCGTCGGGAAGCGACAGCAGCGGGTTTTTTCGCATTCTAAATTGAACAGAAAAGTTATAAGGAAAAAGATAAGTTTAAAGTGAAAATCTTTTGCAATCGCGCGCCGATCacttcaaattaatttaaaatgcgGTGAAACGATGATACATTCATTTATACTATGACTAAACCTTACACATTGCACACTGATAAATATGTTGTTAGAAAAACTAGTTTATAATCTCGGACAAATATCTCTTCAAGAGGAACATTTAACTCGAAATGTTTCATATTACTAGTATCTTTTGTTACCTTCGTTTCTCTTCATCGTAACTTTTCAGAGATCTTATCTGATGCACCATATTTAAGTCTACAGGCAGTTTTGGTAGCTCATTCAAGTCTACATTTGGCAGTATCTCTGGTGAATCTACTAAACTCTTACACACTTCTTTATCTTCTGCCCTTAATGTAGCTTTATTCAAGCAATCTAATGCTTCTCGTTTCTGTCTTGATTTTTCATTAGTTTCTACATCATTATTTGGTTGTTTAGCACCGTTTTGAATATCTATAGGTTTATTCGCAACCTCTTGTTTGACTTCGGCTGATTTAAGTCCATTAATTGCAAGTGGTAAAGGTATGTTTAGCATATTCGCTTGTACGTTCGAATTTTTCTGCAATTCCTCTCCTTGTTTGTAAGACTGTGGTTCATCTGGTGAATGTGAATGTGTCTTTTGATCTACTGGTACTTCAGGACTTTGTTTATGGTTAGTTTCTTGTATAGGCACATTGTTATTGGTTAGTATTAGAGGTTTATTTTCCACTGGATTACTATTTTCTACTACAGGGTTTTGAACTATCGGTGGAACATTATTGACTTCTTGAGGTTTATTTAGGTTATTATTTTCCGCGACGACATTATTATTTTCCCGTATATTATGATTTTGTACTGCAGGTAGGATGATATTGTTATTTAGATCTAgctttattttactattttccAAAAGTATATCTTGTGATTTGGCTGGATTCAAAACATTTTGTACATGATTTTGAGCAACTGGTTCATTTTGTTTCACTTCATTTACACTATTTTGTACTGGTGGTATTCCGACTTCAGGGAGTTGAGCTGCAATGTTGTTGAGTAAAGGCAGGGCTTCTATCGGTTTGTCTTTTATTTCCTTAATGGCTTCAACGGCTACATCAGCTATTTTCTTCACTGCCTCATTGGCAGTATTTTCAGGCTCTAATTTACCTTCCAAAGGTTCTTCAGAGACAGCAGTTAAACTCTGTATCGCAACATTTGCAATCTTCTTAATACTTTCCACTGCAATTTTCTTCGCTTCATCTTTATCTTGCTGTATCTCTTGCTTGGTCTTAATAATATTATCTAGAATTTCTTTCTGCTCTTTGATTAGCTCTTTCTGTTCTTCTCCATGCTGCTTGATGGTCTCTGCTAGTTGCGCTTGTTTGAGAAGATCAATTTTCTGTTGAttgttcatttgttttatttcttcttTCAATTGCGAATCTATCTTTTGTTCCTGTTTTGTGTCACCGTTTGAACGTTTTTCCTCTGTTATTTTTAAGTTCCTTGGATGCGTCTCTGAAACTTTGTCCGCTTCTTGCTTGACTTGTTTGGATGTATCTTCTTGCTGCTTCTCTGATGTTTCAGGCCTCTTCCTGACTATCTCGGGACGTGGAGGATCCTTCGGCGCCTCATCAGGTTGTGATTCTGGAGGAACCGGATTGGGCGGTTGCACTTCCGAGTCTGCGACTTTTTCTTTGCCGTGCTTCACATTCTCTTTTGAAACATTATCGATTTCGATTTTCGGTGCTGCGTTGATGATACctgcaaaaaataaacatagacATTCTTTTTTATACATGTCAGGCAGATTTTCGTGTCCTTTTTTTGTGATATGTATGAAGTTCACAATAAAAGGATTGTTTAAACTGAATAATCGCAAAAACTTTGCTAAAGCATTTGCTTTTATTTTGGGTTGTTATTCAACGGTCTCCAGAAGAGCAATCTAATATTTTCGATAAATCCTTGCAAAAAAAAGCCCAGTGAGTGACCTTACATTACGTCAATCACCGTTGGCGTCTCTTTCTCCACGTGATCTTGTCTGCAGCACGGCACCGTGCACCTTATCgtaatgcacgaaggttgatattgggttgtagccgcgcgcgtcagttgacgtctttcgCGGTCAAATGgctaatataaaatgtatagtTAGATTAGTAAGTGACAACTTACCGCCATCCTCCAACTGCCTGGACTGGAAGAAGTCCTCGACGATCTTGTCGATACGCTCCTGCGTGATAGTGTCGTACTTGTCGGGGGCATGTTCAGCGGCTTGCAGGTTGGCGTAAGTGCCGAGCACCATGATGCCCAGACCCAGTACTAGCACTACCTGTAAACAATACAACCAACCGTTAGATAAATCATCTTAAGATTGCGAGATCCGCTTCGCGACTTAAACTAAAGAACAGTTATTAGTTAGgtattacgaaagcgactgccagcTGCCACCTGACCTTTTTTCTACACAAACCAAAATACAGCTCGCCTggtggtaagcggtcaccgtaaaGAACGCCTTCAACTTcaggggtgttacatgcgcgttgcatAGAGTTGGGCAAAATATATCtattaagcttctgtaccgttatttgaagcctatattataatatttgagagagcgatgcagtttgtcagtgacgagcggttccggttcatgattgtgctgacatctaccggcatgtttccactttaccaatttcagttttaaccccCTCCAACTCCACCAGCGACCGTGGCGTGCGGCCTCGGATTTAGTTCATTGGCGTTCTGTTTGTCGGAACGTTCGGTTCACTACAAAAAATTCTTAGAAATTCTTAAATTCTTagaattttttgtaagtactaattaaaagtatttttttttaaaacggtGTTACCGTTCGATTATTAATAtaagttaaatttaaaacatttgacgTACAGCTCGGGTTCGTTAACGTGTTTAGAGAAGCTGACACGTGATCGATTCACATCGCGAGCGC from Cydia strobilella chromosome 11, ilCydStro3.1, whole genome shotgun sequence includes these protein-coding regions:
- the LOC134745310 gene encoding putative sodium-coupled neutral amino acid transporter 10, with amino-acid sequence MGTTGQSITLANSIIGVGILAMPFCFQKCGVLLATLILLSMGLVSRLCCHFLLKSALLARRRNFEFLAFHVFGSAGKMAVELGIIGFLMGTCIAYFVVVGDLGPQIIAKMFNINQSDILRTSIMVIVSLVCVLPLGLLRNVDSLSNVSAATIGFYFCLVIKVISEATSQLLTSEWGAVEHWKPEGVLQCVPIFSMALFCQTQLFEIFESMPTLSLEKMNVVTKNAINICTAVYFTIGLFGYIAFNKHDISGNILMSLSPTMASDVIKLGFVMSLAFSFPLIIFPCRASLYSFLYRKVHPSQHDHIINHSIPSATFRCMTVAIIATALSVSLLLPNIELVLGLAGSTIGVLICVVFPTACFLNVTFKNTNERVLAKVVLVLGLGIMVLGTYANLQAAEHAPDKYDTITQERIDKIVEDFFQSRQLEDGGIINAAPKIEIDNVSKENVKHGKEKVADSEVQPPNPVPPESQPDEAPKDPPRPEIVRKRPETSEKQQEDTSKQVKQEADKVSETHPRNLKITEEKRSNGDTKQEQKIDSQLKEEIKQMNNQQKIDLLKQAQLAETIKQHGEEQKELIKEQKEILDNIIKTKQEIQQDKDEAKKIAVESIKKIANVAIQSLTAVSEEPLEGKLEPENTANEAVKKIADVAVEAIKEIKDKPIEALPLLNNIAAQLPEVGIPPVQNSVNEVKQNEPVAQNHVQNVLNPAKSQDILLENSKIKLDLNNNIILPAVQNHNIRENNNVVAENNNLNKPQEVNNVPPIVQNPVVENSNPVENKPLILTNNNVPIQETNHKQSPEVPVDQKTHSHSPDEPQSYKQGEELQKNSNVQANMLNIPLPLAINGLKSAEVKQEVANKPIDIQNGAKQPNNDVETNEKSRQKREALDCLNKATLRAEDKEVCKSLVDSPEILPNVDLNELPKLPVDLNMVHQIRSLKSYDEEKRR